GCGGATAATCCACCAATTATAGCAAAATCTCCCACATGGACATGTCCTGCAAGAGCAACGCAATTTGCAAGGATAACGTCATTTCCCACTTGGCAGTCATGTGCTATATGGCTAGAAGCCATGAATAGACAATGATCTCCAATTTTTGTAATAAGTCCACCAGCATCTGTACCTGGATTAGCCGTTGTATATTCACGGAAGATATTATTGTTACCTATAACTAATGTGACTTTTTCTTTAGGATA
The genomic region above belongs to Rickettsiales bacterium and contains:
- a CDS encoding acyl-[acyl-carrier-protein]--UDP-N-acetylglucosamine O-acyltransferase, with the translated sequence MANVIHPTAIVMDGATLGDNNHIGPYCIIHPEVTLGNNNILKSHVVLDGNTVIGNDNQFFPFSSIGSLPQAKAYPKEKVTLVIGNNNIFREYTTANPGTDAGGLITKIGDHCLFMASSHIAHDCQVGNDVILANCVALAGHVHVGDFAIIGGLSA